Within Cnuibacter physcomitrellae, the genomic segment CGCGAGGTCGAGACCAGCCTGGTCCAGATCGAGCCGGGCGTCGCCGACCCGATGGACGAGCTCGCCGCTCGCCGCGCCGCCCGCAAGATCTCCTAGCGCGCGCCGCGCCGGCCGCCGCGGACTCTCGTCCGACAGCCATCCCGCGTTTCGCTGCCTCTTTGGCGTTTCGCTAGGTCATTGGGCGCGCGAAACGCCAAAGAGGCAGCGAAAGCAGGAGGGACCCGGGCGGGTCAGGCCTTCGCGTCGGCGTACTCGCCCACGCGGCCCGTGCGCATGACGCGCTCGAGGAGGAGGTCGAAGTTGCGCGCCATCTCCTGAGCGCCCTCGCCGGGCCACACGTGCAGCGGCTTCGCCGCGCCCTGCGCCTGCTGCAGCGAGGTGCGCTCGGGCAGCTGAGGGGAGAGGACGAGCGGGCCGAACATGTCGCGCAGCTCCTTGATGCGGAACTGGTGCTCGAGGGACTGCGACCGCACGCGGTTGACGATGATGCCGAGCGGCTGGAGTCGCGGCGAGAGACCGCGGCGGATCTCCTCGATCGCGCGCAGCGCGCGGTCGGCGGCGGCCACCGAGAAGAGCCCGGGCTCGGTCACGACCGACACGCGGTCGGACGCCGCCCACGCGGTCCGGGTGAGCGCGTTCAGCGACGGGGCGCAGTCGATGAGCACGAGATCGTACTCGGACTCGACGGTGGCCAGGGCCTCCTCGAGCTTCCAGATGTCGCGGATGCTCGGGTGCGGTCCGTCGAAGTTCAGGGCGGAGGGGCTGCCGATGAGGACGTCGATCTTGCCGCCGCGGTCCTTCGTCCACCCGCTCGGGGCGATCGCGGAGCGCACGACCTTCTCCTTGGGAGAAGCCAGGACATCGGCGATGTTGCCGTGCCCGGAGGTGCGGATGTCCATTCCGGTCGAGACGTCCGACTGGGGATCGAGGTCGACGACGAGAGTGCGGAGACCCTTGCTGAACGCTGCAGATGCCAGTCCGAGCGTCACCGTGGTCTTGCCCACACCCCCCTTGAGGGAGGAGACGCTGAGTACATGCACAGTCCTTTACGTTACCTTCACTAGGCTTGGAGAACCTAACCGTTCGCTGGACGTGGTCCGTGCGGCGGCGGTGATCACTCTCGGCCCGACGCGTCGCCGACGGATCGACGCATCCCTGACGAAGAGGTACAGATGTTCTCGAAGATCCTTGTGGCCAATCGCGGTGAGATCGCGATCCGGGCGTTCCGGGCGGCGAACGAGCTGGGTGCGGCGACGGTGGCGGTGTTCCCCTATGAGGACCGCAACTCGATGCACCGGTTGAAGGCGGATGAGGCGTACCAGATCGGTGAGCCGGGGCATCCGGTGCGGGCGTATCTGGATGTGTCGGAGATCATCCGGGTGGCGCTGCTGTCGGGCGCGGATGCGATCTACCCGGGTTACGGGTTCCTGAGCGAGAACCCGGAGCTGGCGGCGGCTGCGGCGGCGAACGGGATCACGTTCATCGGTCCGGCATCGACGGTGCTCGAGATGGCGGGCAACAAGGTCACGGCGAAGGAGCACGCGATCGCGGCCGGGGTGCCGGTGCTGAGGTCGACTCCGGCGTCGCGCGACATCGAGGAGCTGCTGGCGGGCGCGGAGGAGGTCGGGTTCCCGATCTTCGCGAAGGCCGTCGCCGGTGGCGGCGGGCGCGGGATGCGCCGGGTCGAGACCCGTGAAAAGCTCCGCCCCGCGCTGGAGTCCGCCATGAGGGAGGCGGACAGCGCGTTCGGCGATCCGACGATGTTCCTGGAGCAGGCGGTGCTGCGTCCGCGGCACATCGAGGTGCAGATCCTGGCGGATGCGGCGGGCACGACCCTGCACCTGTTCGAGCGGGACTGCTCGGTGCAGCGCCGCAACCAGAAGGTGGTGGAGATCGCGCCGGCGCCGAACATCTCGGAGGAGCTGCGTGCGGCGCTGCACCGGGATGCGATCGCGTTCGCCCGGTCGATCGGGTACGTGAACGCGGGGACGGTGGAGTTCCTGGTCGACACGGCGGGGGAGCGTGCCGGGGAGCACGTGTTCATCGAGATGAACCCGCGCATCCAGGTCGAGCACACGGTGACCGAGGAGGTCACGGACGTGGATCTCGTGCAGTCGCAGATGCTCATCGCGTCGGGCAGCACCCTGGCGGAGATGGGGTTGTCGCAGGACACGATCCGTCTGCATGGGGCGGCGTTGCAGTGCCGGATCACGACGGAGGATCCGACGGACAACTTCCGTCCCGACACCGGCCGGATCACCGCGTACCGGTCGCCGGGTGGTGCGGGGGTGAGGCTGGACGGCGGCACGGTCGAGGTGGGTGTGCAGATCAGCCCGCACTTCGACTCGATGCTGGCGAAGATGTCGTGCCGTGGCCGCGACTTCCCGTCCGCGGTCCGGCGGGCCCGGCGCGGGCTGGCCGAGTTCCGGATCCGGGGTGTGTCCACGAACATCCCGTTCCTGCAGGCCGTGCTGGATGATCCCGCGTTCGCGGCCGGGGACCTGTCGACGTCGTTCATCGAGGAGCGGCCGTGGCTGGTGCGGGGCCGGGCGTCGAAGGACCGGGGGACGAAGATCCTGAACTGGCTCACCGATGTCACGGTGAACCAGCCGAACGGCGCCCCGGCGACGACGGTGCATCCGGTCGACAAGCTCCCGGAGATCGACCTCACCGCCGCGGCCCCCGCCGGGTCCCGGCAGCGCCTGCTCGAGCTGGGCCCCGCGGGCTTCGCGGCGGCGCTCCGCGCGCAGACCGCTCTCGCGGTGACGGAGACGACGATGCGTGACGCGCATCAGTCCCTCCTGGCCACTCGGGTGCGCACGAAGGACCTCGTCGCGGTCGCACCCTACGTGGCGCGGATGACCCCGGGGCTGCTGAGCATGGAGGCGTGGGGTGGTGCGACCTACGACGTCGCGCTGCGGTTCCTCGCCGAGGATCCGTGGGAGCGGCTCGCCGCGCTGCGTGAGGCGCTGCCGAACATCGCGATCCAGATGCTGCTGCGCGGCCGGAACACCGTCGGCTACACCCCGTACCCGACGGAGGTGACGGACGCGTTCGTGGCCGAGGCGGCGTCGACGGGGATCGACGTGTTCCGCATCTTCGACGCCCTGAACGACGTGTCGCAGATGCGTCCCGCGATCGACGCGGTCCTGGCCACCGGGACGACGGTCGCGGAGGTCGCGGTCTGCTACACCGGCGACCTCCTCGACCCGGGCGAGGACCTCTACACCCTCGACTACTACCTACGCCTGGCCGAGCAGATCGTCGACGCCGGCGCGCACATCCTCGCCATCAAGGACATGGCCGGGCTGCTGCGTCCCGCCGCGGCCGCGACGCTGGTGTCGGCGTTCCGCGACCGCTTCGACCTGCCCGTGCACGTGCACACTCACGACACCGCCGGCGGGCAGCTCGCGACCCTCCTCGCCGCCAGCGCCGCGGGCGCGGACGCGGTCGACGTCGCGGCGGCGCCGATGTCGGGGACCACGTCGCAGCCCTCCGCATCCGCTCTGGTCGCGGCGCTCGCTCACACCGACCGCGACACCGGCCTGGACCTGCAGGCCGTGTCCGACCTCGAGCCGTACTGGGAGGCGGTCCGGAAGGTCTACGCCCCGTTCGAGTCCGGCCTGCCCGGCCCGACCGGGCGCGTCTACCGACACGAGATCCCGGGCGGGCAGCTGTCGAACCTACGGCAGCAGGCCATCGCCCTCGGCCTCGCGGACGACTTCGAGCTGATCGAGGACCTCTACGCCGCCGCGAACGAGATCCTCGGCCGCATCCCCAAGGTCACGCCCTCCTCGAAGGTCGTCGGCGACCTCGCCCTGCACCTGGCCGCGGTGAAGGCCGACCCGAAGGACTTCGCCGAGAACCCGCAGAACTACGACATCCCCGACAGCGTGATCGGGTTCATGGCGGGCGAGCTCGGCGAGCTCCCCGGCGGATGGCCGGAGCCGTTCCGCACCAAGGTCCTCCAGGGCCGCGACGTCAAGGTCGGGGTCACCCCGCTCAGCGACACCGACCGCGCCGACCTCGCTCCCGACGCCGAGCCCGCGACGCGCCGGCAGGCGCTGAACCGGCTCCTGTTCCCCGCCCCCACCCGCGCGTTCGACTCCAACCGGGACCTGTTCGGCGACCTGTCCGTGGTCGACACCGTCGACTACCTCTACGGCCTCCGCCAGGGCGAGGAGCACGTCGTCGACATCGACAAGGGCGTCAAGCTCTACGTCGGCCTCGAGGCCATCTCCGAGCCGGACGACAAGGGCATGCGCACCGTCATGACCACCCTCAACGGGCAGCTGCGCCCCGTGTTCGTCCGCGACCGCTCCGTCACCGTCGAGACCAAGGCGGCGGAGAAGGCCGACCCCGCTCAGCCCGGACAGGTCCCCGCCCCGTTCTCCGGCGTCGTCACCCTCAAGGTCGCCGTCGGAGACACCGTGGCCGCCGGCCAGGCCATCGCCACCATCGAGGCGATGAAGATGGAGGCAGCCATCACCACCCCGGTTGCGGGTACGATCTCACGTCTGGCCATCCCCACCACCCAGCAAGTCGACGCCGGCGACCTCCTCGTCGTCATCACCCCCAGCGCCTGACCGCGCCTCAGCACAGCAAGGAGCGAACGCGATGAGCGTCCGTGAGATCCGCATCTTCGGCGACCCCGTTCTCAAGACGGTGTCCGCCCCCGTCGAGGAGATCGACGAGGGCGTCCGGCAGCTCGTCGAGGACCTCCTCGACAGCGTGAAGGTGCCCGGGAGGGCCGGGGTCGCGGCCTCGCAGATCGGCGTGAACCTCCGCGCCTTCAGCTACAACGTCGACGGCAAGGTCGGCTACGTCATCAACCCGGTGCTCGTCGAGACCTCGGGGGAGCCGGAGCTGATGGACGAGGGCTGCCTCTCGGTGCCCGACCTCTGGTTCAAGACCAGCCGCCATCCGTACGCGAAGGTGCGCGGCATCGACCTCGACGGCAACGAGATCGAGGTCGAGGGCACGGGTGTGCTCGCCCAGGCGCTGCAGCACGAGACCGACCACCTCGACGGCCTGCTGTACCTCGACCGTCTCGACAAGCCCACCCGCCGGGAGGCGATGCGCCAGGTCCGCGAGTCCTCCTGGTTCTGACCCCGGCTCCCGTCCTCCCGTTCCGCCACCCTGCTGCCCTTTCGCCACGCGCATGCATGTGGCGAAAGGTCAGGAGAGTGACGGAACGGGGGAACCGCTAGAGGACGAGCGACTGGCCCTGGGTGGCGGGGGCGGCGTCGTAGATGGCGTCGATGGTGGCGGCGTAGTCCTTCACGATGACGGCCCGCTTGATCGAGAGCTTCGGCGTGAGGTGCCCGCTCGCCTCGGTGAGGTCGTTCTCGAGGATGACGAACTTGCGGATGGACTCCGCCCGCGAGACGTTCTTGTTCGCCTCGTCGACGGCTCGCTGGATCTCCGCGAGCACGGCGGGGTTCTGCGCCGCCTCGGTCACCGTCATGTCGGCCCGCTGACCGTTGTTGCCGAGCCACACCGGCAGCATCTCGGTGTCGAGGGTGACGAGCGCCGAGATGAAAGGACGCTTGTCGCCGACGACGACCACCTGACCGACGAGCGGGTTCGACCGGATCGGGTCCTCGAGCGCGGCCGGAGCGACGTTCTTCCCTCCGGCGGTGACGATGATCTCCTTCTTGCGCCCGGTGATGGTGAGGAAGCCGTCCTCGTCGATCGAGCCGAGGTCGCCGGTCTTGAACCATTCGCCGTCCATGACCTCGGCCGTCGCCTCGGGGTTCTGCCAGTACCCGCCGAAGACGTTGATGCCCTTGACGTGGATCTCGCCGTCGTCGGCGAGGCGGAGCCCGACGCCCGGGAGCGCCGGGCCGACGGTGCCGATCTTGAACCGGTCGGCGAGGTTCACCGTGGCCGGCGCGGTCGTCTCGGTGAGGCCGTAGCCCTCGAGGATCTTGACGCCGAGGCTGCGGTAGAAGTGGCCCAGGTGGTGGCCGAGCGGGGCCGACCCGGAGACGGCGTACTCGACACGGCCGCCGAGCGCCGCGCGGAGCTTCGCGAAGACGAGCTTGTCGAACAGGGCGAACCGGAGCTTGAGACCCAGCGGCACCCGACCCGCGTCGAGCGCCTCGGAGTGCGCGACCGCCGTCTCGGCGGCCCTCCGGAAGATCTTCCCCTTGCCGCCGGACTCCGCCTTCTGCTCGGCCGAGTTGTAGACCTTCTCGAACACCCGCGGCACGGCGAGGAGGAACGTCGGCTTGAACGAGCCGAGCGCCTCGAGCAGCCTCTTCGTGTCGGCCTGGTGGCCCACCTTCACGCCGGCGTGCACGCTCATGACCGAGATGAAGCGGGCGAACACGTGCGCCGTCGTGATGAACAGCACGGTGGAGGCGCCGGGCTTGACGACGTCCGACATGGCGACGGCGGCGTTCCGCGACAGCTCGACGAAGTTCGAGTGCGTGAGGATGCAGCCCTTCGGACGCCCCATGGTGCCGGAGGTGTAGATCAGCGTCGCGAGGTCGGACCCCTTGGCGAGCCGACGGCGCCGCTCGACCTCTTCATCGGGGACGTCGATGCCCGAGGACGCCAGCTTGTCGAGGTCGCCGAGGTCGACCTGCCAGACGGTCGTGACGGCGGGCAGGTCGGCGCGCACCTCGTCGAATCGGGCGAAGTGCTCGGCCGTCTCGACGATGATCGCCGTGGCTCCGGAGTCGCTCAGGTTCCAGGCCACCTGGGTCGGCGAGGACGTCTCGTAGATCGGGACGAGGACGGCGCCCGCGAACCAGGTCGCGAAGTCGATCACCGACCACTCGTAGCGCGTGCGGCACATCAGGCCGATCTTGTCGCCCGGCTGGATGCCTGACGCGATGAGGCCCTTGGCCACCGCCGTCACGCGAGCGAGGAATTCGGCGGACGTGATGTCGCGCCATCCCGTTCCGTCGGGGACGGCGAACAGCGGGGCCTCGGGGGAGAGGCGCACGCGCTCGACCAGCAGGTCGGTGCAGTTGGCCTCCGGGTCGGCCGTCACCACGGCCGGAGTCGAATACTCCTTCACGGCAGCTCCTTCGGTACCGTCGTCGATCAATTCCCTTACACTCTACTTGGCGTGCTCGGGCCCTGTTTCCTGGGCGGAGCCCATCTACAGCGAGTGGGCCCCCTGAGCGCCCCCGACCGTCCGGAAGCAACAAGGAGTGGCATGCGCGCGATCGGGATCGACATCGGGGGCACCAAGATCGCCGGAGCCGTCGTCGACGAGCTCGGCAACATCCTCGCCCAGGATCGTCGCCCCACCAGCGCCTCCGACCCTCAGGTCATCGAGGACACGGTGGTCGACATGGTGCGCACGCTCGAACTGGGCCACGACATCCAGACCGTCGGCGTCGCCGCGGCGGGCTTCATCGACGCGGCCCAGTCGGTCGTCTACTACGCGCCCAACATCAACTGGCGGCACGAGCCCTTCCGAGAGAAGCTCGAGGCCCGACTGAACAAGCACATCCTCATCGAGAACGACGCCAACGCCGCCGGATGGGCCGAGTTCCGCTTCGGAGCCGGTCGGCTGGTCAGCGACATGGTCACCCTCACGATCGGCACCGGTGTCGGCGGGGCCATCGTGTCCGGCGACCGTCTGTTCCGGGGCGGCTTCGGCGCCGCGGGGGAGATCGGGCACCTCCGGGTCGTGCCCGGCGGACTGCCCTGCGGTTGCGGCGCGCACGGCTGCATCGAGCAGTACGGTTCCGGCCGGGCGCTGCAGCGCATGGCGAACGAGCTCGCCGACGCGGGAGGCATCGGTCAGGCTCTCGCGGCCCGACGTGCCCGGCACGGGACCCTCGACGGCGTCGACATCGCGGAGCTGATCCAGGCCGGCGATCCGGGGGCGCTCGCCGCCCTCCGTCAGCTCGGCGGCTGGATCGGCCAGGCCGCGGCGAGCCTGGCGGCCGTGCTCGACCCGCAGATGTTCGTCATCGGCGGCGGGGTGGCCCAGTCGGGCGATCTCCTGCTCGACCCCATCCGCCTCGCGTTCCTCGAGGCGCTCCCGGCCCGCGGCTACCACCCCGAGCCCGAGTTCCGGATCGCCGAGCTGGTGAACGACGCCGGGGTCGTGGGCGCTGCCGACCTCGCGCGCGGCCTGGCCGAGGTGCACTGAGCACGATGTTCTACTTCCTCGTCAAGCTGCTGCTCGCCGGTCCGGTGCTGAAGACGCTCTTCCGCCCCTGGGTCATCGGCTACGAGAACATCCCCACCAAGGGCGCGGCGATCCTCGCCAGCAACCACCTCTCGTTCAGCGACTCGGTGTTCCTGCCGACGATGCTCGACCGGCACGTCACCTTCCTGGCCAAGAGCGACTACTTCACCAAGCGCGGGCCGGCCGGACTCCTCATGCGCCTGTTCTTCAACGCCGCAGGGCAGCTCCCCATCGACCGGTCGGGGGGCAAGGCCTCCGAGGCGTCGCTGAACACCGGACTGAAGGTCCTCGCCCAGGGCGAGCTGCTCGGCATCTACCCCGAGGGCACCCGGAGCCCCGACGGGAAGATGTACCGGGGCCGCACCGGCGTGGCCCGCATGGTGCTCGAGGCGCACGTCCCCATCATCCCCATCGTCATGGTCGACACCGAGAAGGTGATGCCGCTGCACTCCAAGCTGCCGCGCATCCGCCGCATCGGGATCATCATCGGCAAGCCGCTCGACTTCTCCCGCTTCGAGGGCCTCGAGTCGGACCGGTTCATCCTGCGGAGCGTGACCGATGAGATCATGTACGAGCTGCATCGCATGAGCGGGCAGGAATACTCCGACGTCTACGCTTCTTCAGTGAAGGAGAAGCGCGCGCGCAAGCGTTGACGACAGAACACAGGGAACGGGAACAGAGACAGTGGTAGATCCGACCGAGATCATCGTCGAAGCAGATGAGGCAGTGATCGAGGGTCTCGACTATTGGCGCTCCCTCCCGGTGAAGCAGCAGCCGCAGTGGCCCGACACGGCCGCCATGGAGGCCGTCACCCGCGAGCTCGCGACGATGCCCCCTCTGGTGTTCGCGGGCGAGGCCGACAACCTGCGGTCCCGGCTCGGCGAGGCCGCGCGCGGACAGGCCTTCCTCCTCCAGGGCGGAGACTGCGCCGAGACGTTCGCCGGAGCGACGGCCGACAAGATCCGCGACCGGGTCAAGACGATCCTCCAGATGGCGGTCGTGCTCACCTACGGCGCCTCGATGCCGGTCATCAAGATGGGGCGCATGGCGGGGCAGTTCGCCAAGCCCCGATCGAGCGACACCGAGACGCGAGACGGCGTGACGCTGCCCGCGTACCGCGGCGACGTCGTCAACGGCTACGACTTCACCCCGGAGTCCCGAGCCGCCGATCCCGGTCGTGTGCTCCAGGGCTACCACGTCGCCTCCTCGACGCTGAACCTCATCCGGGCGTTCACGCAGGGCGGGTTCGCCGACCTCCGACAGGTCCACACCTGGAACAAGGGCTTCACCTCGAACCCCGCGAACGTGCGCTACGAGCAGCTCGCCGGTGAGATCGACCGCGCGGTGAAGTTCATGGTGGCGTGCGGGGCCGACTTCGAGGCGCTGAAGCGCACCGAGTTCTACGTCAGCCACGAGGCGCTCCTGCTCGACTACGAGCGGCCGCTCACGCGCATCGACTCCCGCACGGGCCTCCCGTACGACACGAGCGGCCACTTCGTGTGGATCGGCGAGCGGACCCGCGACCTGGACGGCGCGCACGTCGACTTCCTGTCGCGCGTCCGCAACCCGATCGGGGTCAAGCTCGGGCCCACCACCACGGCCGACGACATGCTCCGACTCATCGACAAGCTCGACCCGCAGCGCGAGCCCGGCCGTCTCACCTTCATCACGCGCATGGGCGCCGGCAAGATCCGCGACGCCCTGCCCCCGCTGCTGGAGGCGGTGAAGGGCAGCGACGCGCTGCCGCTCTGGGTCACCGACCCGATGCACGGGAACGGCCTCACGACGCCGAACGGCTACAAGACCCGACGCTTCGACGACGTGGTCGACGAGGTGAAGGGCTTCTTCGAGGCGCACCGTGCCGCGGGCACGTACCCGGGCGGCATCCACGTCGAGCTCACCGGCGACGACGTCACGGAGTGCCTGGGCGGATCGGAGCAGATCGACGAGGCGACGCTGGCCACCCGGTACGAGTCGCTCTGCGACCCCCGCCTGAACCACATGCAGTCGCTCGAGCTCGCCTTCCTCGTCGCCGAGGAGCTGAAGGCCACCGGCAGCACGCGCTGAGCGCGTCCGCGCGCTCCCACCG encodes:
- a CDS encoding ROK family glucokinase, whose product is MRAIGIDIGGTKIAGAVVDELGNILAQDRRPTSASDPQVIEDTVVDMVRTLELGHDIQTVGVAAAGFIDAAQSVVYYAPNINWRHEPFREKLEARLNKHILIENDANAAGWAEFRFGAGRLVSDMVTLTIGTGVGGAIVSGDRLFRGGFGAAGEIGHLRVVPGGLPCGCGAHGCIEQYGSGRALQRMANELADAGGIGQALAARRARHGTLDGVDIAELIQAGDPGALAALRQLGGWIGQAAASLAAVLDPQMFVIGGGVAQSGDLLLDPIRLAFLEALPARGYHPEPEFRIAELVNDAGVVGAADLARGLAEVH
- a CDS encoding class II 3-deoxy-7-phosphoheptulonate synthase, coding for MVDPTEIIVEADEAVIEGLDYWRSLPVKQQPQWPDTAAMEAVTRELATMPPLVFAGEADNLRSRLGEAARGQAFLLQGGDCAETFAGATADKIRDRVKTILQMAVVLTYGASMPVIKMGRMAGQFAKPRSSDTETRDGVTLPAYRGDVVNGYDFTPESRAADPGRVLQGYHVASSTLNLIRAFTQGGFADLRQVHTWNKGFTSNPANVRYEQLAGEIDRAVKFMVACGADFEALKRTEFYVSHEALLLDYERPLTRIDSRTGLPYDTSGHFVWIGERTRDLDGAHVDFLSRVRNPIGVKLGPTTTADDMLRLIDKLDPQREPGRLTFITRMGAGKIRDALPPLLEAVKGSDALPLWVTDPMHGNGLTTPNGYKTRRFDDVVDEVKGFFEAHRAAGTYPGGIHVELTGDDVTECLGGSEQIDEATLATRYESLCDPRLNHMQSLELAFLVAEELKATGSTR
- a CDS encoding AMP-dependent synthetase/ligase, translating into MKEYSTPAVVTADPEANCTDLLVERVRLSPEAPLFAVPDGTGWRDITSAEFLARVTAVAKGLIASGIQPGDKIGLMCRTRYEWSVIDFATWFAGAVLVPIYETSSPTQVAWNLSDSGATAIIVETAEHFARFDEVRADLPAVTTVWQVDLGDLDKLASSGIDVPDEEVERRRRLAKGSDLATLIYTSGTMGRPKGCILTHSNFVELSRNAAVAMSDVVKPGASTVLFITTAHVFARFISVMSVHAGVKVGHQADTKRLLEALGSFKPTFLLAVPRVFEKVYNSAEQKAESGGKGKIFRRAAETAVAHSEALDAGRVPLGLKLRFALFDKLVFAKLRAALGGRVEYAVSGSAPLGHHLGHFYRSLGVKILEGYGLTETTAPATVNLADRFKIGTVGPALPGVGLRLADDGEIHVKGINVFGGYWQNPEATAEVMDGEWFKTGDLGSIDEDGFLTITGRKKEIIVTAGGKNVAPAALEDPIRSNPLVGQVVVVGDKRPFISALVTLDTEMLPVWLGNNGQRADMTVTEAAQNPAVLAEIQRAVDEANKNVSRAESIRKFVILENDLTEASGHLTPKLSIKRAVIVKDYAATIDAIYDAAPATQGQSLVL
- a CDS encoding lysophospholipid acyltransferase family protein: MFYFLVKLLLAGPVLKTLFRPWVIGYENIPTKGAAILASNHLSFSDSVFLPTMLDRHVTFLAKSDYFTKRGPAGLLMRLFFNAAGQLPIDRSGGKASEASLNTGLKVLAQGELLGIYPEGTRSPDGKMYRGRTGVARMVLEAHVPIIPIVMVDTEKVMPLHSKLPRIRRIGIIIGKPLDFSRFEGLESDRFILRSVTDEIMYELHRMSGQEYSDVYASSVKEKRARKR
- the def gene encoding peptide deformylase, producing MSVREIRIFGDPVLKTVSAPVEEIDEGVRQLVEDLLDSVKVPGRAGVAASQIGVNLRAFSYNVDGKVGYVINPVLVETSGEPELMDEGCLSVPDLWFKTSRHPYAKVRGIDLDGNEIEVEGTGVLAQALQHETDHLDGLLYLDRLDKPTRREAMRQVRESSWF
- a CDS encoding ParA family protein, whose protein sequence is MHVLSVSSLKGGVGKTTVTLGLASAAFSKGLRTLVVDLDPQSDVSTGMDIRTSGHGNIADVLASPKEKVVRSAIAPSGWTKDRGGKIDVLIGSPSALNFDGPHPSIRDIWKLEEALATVESEYDLVLIDCAPSLNALTRTAWAASDRVSVVTEPGLFSVAAADRALRAIEEIRRGLSPRLQPLGIIVNRVRSQSLEHQFRIKELRDMFGPLVLSPQLPERTSLQQAQGAAKPLHVWPGEGAQEMARNFDLLLERVMRTGRVGEYADAKA
- a CDS encoding pyruvate carboxylase — translated: MFSKILVANRGEIAIRAFRAANELGAATVAVFPYEDRNSMHRLKADEAYQIGEPGHPVRAYLDVSEIIRVALLSGADAIYPGYGFLSENPELAAAAAANGITFIGPASTVLEMAGNKVTAKEHAIAAGVPVLRSTPASRDIEELLAGAEEVGFPIFAKAVAGGGGRGMRRVETREKLRPALESAMREADSAFGDPTMFLEQAVLRPRHIEVQILADAAGTTLHLFERDCSVQRRNQKVVEIAPAPNISEELRAALHRDAIAFARSIGYVNAGTVEFLVDTAGERAGEHVFIEMNPRIQVEHTVTEEVTDVDLVQSQMLIASGSTLAEMGLSQDTIRLHGAALQCRITTEDPTDNFRPDTGRITAYRSPGGAGVRLDGGTVEVGVQISPHFDSMLAKMSCRGRDFPSAVRRARRGLAEFRIRGVSTNIPFLQAVLDDPAFAAGDLSTSFIEERPWLVRGRASKDRGTKILNWLTDVTVNQPNGAPATTVHPVDKLPEIDLTAAAPAGSRQRLLELGPAGFAAALRAQTALAVTETTMRDAHQSLLATRVRTKDLVAVAPYVARMTPGLLSMEAWGGATYDVALRFLAEDPWERLAALREALPNIAIQMLLRGRNTVGYTPYPTEVTDAFVAEAASTGIDVFRIFDALNDVSQMRPAIDAVLATGTTVAEVAVCYTGDLLDPGEDLYTLDYYLRLAEQIVDAGAHILAIKDMAGLLRPAAAATLVSAFRDRFDLPVHVHTHDTAGGQLATLLAASAAGADAVDVAAAPMSGTTSQPSASALVAALAHTDRDTGLDLQAVSDLEPYWEAVRKVYAPFESGLPGPTGRVYRHEIPGGQLSNLRQQAIALGLADDFELIEDLYAAANEILGRIPKVTPSSKVVGDLALHLAAVKADPKDFAENPQNYDIPDSVIGFMAGELGELPGGWPEPFRTKVLQGRDVKVGVTPLSDTDRADLAPDAEPATRRQALNRLLFPAPTRAFDSNRDLFGDLSVVDTVDYLYGLRQGEEHVVDIDKGVKLYVGLEAISEPDDKGMRTVMTTLNGQLRPVFVRDRSVTVETKAAEKADPAQPGQVPAPFSGVVTLKVAVGDTVAAGQAIATIEAMKMEAAITTPVAGTISRLAIPTTQQVDAGDLLVVITPSA